A genomic segment from Burkholderia plantarii encodes:
- a CDS encoding sensor domain-containing diguanylate cyclase produces MAVSTSLGKIADWAGRNFLVIGALGTLMSVATSAISVITLWAGHDEVITHAHENSRNVTAVLASEIARTVETSNMALMSLATNISNPAFRNMDPRLRHDLLFDRTAAQHITGMGVTDAEGRVIDGCCSPTHRWDLSDRDYFKAPRDTPGIGLYVSEPYEARSRGGTRSIALSRRIDGADHAFAGIAVVAIDLAYFSQLLERLDVGAHGISAIVRTDGTMLARNPPISAHQMANLRRSDTFARMTRHDSGFYVARSSIDGTVRLYTYQRVPGTPLIAVVAPAESDVLAGFTGMAWKVGVSAATISTLFCAAVWLLAFVLRDNLNKQRKLAELSRTDALTGLLNRRALDAVLTDEWQRVLRGDNCLSVLFIDADHFKQYNDLHGHAKGDTALRFVAACIGKHVRRHGDTAARYGGEEFVAVLANTDAHGAWAVAEAIREEIEANKLADFPEPIPAVTVSIGCATGRKGRPSSVETLCRQADLALYQAKRSGRNRVGVAPMEDGEAAT; encoded by the coding sequence ATGGCCGTCTCGACCTCACTAGGTAAAATCGCCGACTGGGCAGGAAGGAATTTTCTCGTCATCGGCGCGCTGGGCACGTTGATGTCGGTCGCGACATCGGCAATCAGCGTCATCACGCTCTGGGCCGGGCACGACGAAGTCATCACGCATGCTCACGAGAACTCGCGCAACGTGACGGCAGTGCTGGCCAGCGAAATTGCAAGGACGGTGGAAACCTCGAACATGGCGCTGATGAGTCTGGCCACGAACATCAGCAACCCCGCGTTCCGCAACATGGACCCCCGCCTGCGGCATGACCTTCTGTTCGACAGGACCGCCGCACAACACATCACCGGGATGGGCGTGACCGATGCCGAAGGCCGGGTGATCGACGGTTGCTGCAGTCCCACGCATCGGTGGGACCTGAGCGACCGTGATTACTTCAAGGCGCCGCGCGACACGCCCGGCATCGGGCTTTACGTGTCGGAACCCTATGAGGCGCGTTCGCGCGGCGGAACGCGCTCGATCGCCCTGTCGCGTCGAATCGACGGCGCCGACCATGCGTTCGCAGGCATCGCAGTGGTCGCCATCGATCTGGCCTACTTCAGCCAACTCCTGGAGCGCCTGGACGTGGGCGCCCATGGCATCAGCGCCATCGTGCGCACCGATGGCACCATGCTGGCGAGGAATCCCCCCATCAGCGCCCACCAGATGGCCAACTTGCGCCGTTCCGACACGTTCGCGAGGATGACCCGCCACGATTCGGGTTTCTACGTCGCGCGTTCGAGCATAGACGGCACGGTGCGGCTCTATACCTACCAGCGCGTACCCGGCACCCCGCTGATCGCCGTCGTCGCGCCCGCCGAAAGCGACGTCCTGGCCGGATTCACCGGCATGGCCTGGAAAGTCGGTGTTTCCGCCGCGACCATCAGCACGCTATTCTGCGCGGCGGTCTGGCTGCTTGCCTTCGTGCTGCGCGACAACCTGAACAAACAGCGCAAGCTGGCCGAACTCAGCCGTACCGACGCGCTGACAGGCCTGCTGAACCGCCGGGCCCTGGACGCCGTGCTGACCGACGAATGGCAGCGGGTCCTGCGCGGCGATAACTGCCTGTCGGTGCTGTTCATCGACGCCGATCATTTCAAGCAGTACAACGACCTGCATGGCCATGCCAAGGGCGATACCGCCCTGCGCTTCGTGGCGGCATGCATCGGCAAGCACGTCCGGCGCCATGGCGACACCGCCGCGCGCTACGGCGGGGAGGAATTCGTCGCCGTGCTGGCCAACACCGATGCGCATGGCGCATGGGCCGTGGCCGAAGCCATTCGAGAGGAGATCGAAGCAAACAAGCTCGCCGATTTTCCCGAGCCGATTCCCGCCGTGACCGTGAGCATCGGCTGCGCCACGGGCCGCAAGGGACGGCCGTCGTCCGTCGAGACGCTCTGCCGTCAGGCCGACCTGGCGCTCTACCAGGCCAAGCGAAGCGGACGAAACCGGGTCGGCGTCGCGCCGATGGAGGATGGCGAGGCAGCCACCTGA